CCAAACTGGGTTCCATCAGGGTCTCATGGAGGAGGACAAAAAGCGATGGGAATTAGAGAATGGCCTTGGTATTTTATTTAAACAAATGCGTGGTATTCcaagttttttttgaaaaagatggGCCTATGAAAACTAAAACAGCGTGGTagtctaatttttttttttgaaaaagatggGCCTATGAAAATAAATAACAAAAAATCAATCGACTCCGCTGGGGATCGAACCCAGAATCTCTGGTTCCGTAGACCAGCGCCTTATCCATTGGGCCACGGAGTCAGTTGACAGGAAGAAAATCCGTCAAATATATATCACCGTGTTGATGTGAACTAGCACGGTGAAAACAAACGGCACGGGCTTCGATCGAAAAGGAAATGCCCTCGCGACTAGGCCGACAAGCGCAGCACATGGGCCAGGGACAGGCCGCGTGCCCGATCATGTCTCACTCGGTAATCAAGGTGAGCGAAGTATGCTCCGGGGCACTCAACTCACCGTGTCGCTCGCAAACAGAGGAGTCAATTAAGAATGATGAAACACATGTGGCTGTTTCATCTGTTCATTTGGGCTGGTCCATTTGGTGCATGGTGCATTAATGATGGAACACACGATGGTGCTGCACTATGCGATGATCATGTTGTCATTGGCAATTTAGCAATTCTAGAATCTAAATACACTActcgcaaaaaagaaaaacactgtGCTTGTACATCTTGTTGAAACAATATACGCTTAAACTTCTGTAAAAACTAAATTAAATATACATATGTGTACCTGCAGGGTGTAATGTTTATAAAATAACTCTTTTACCAAACACTTATAAAATGGTTGCCACAGGTTAAGGATGGTAATGAAAAAAGAGACACCATCCAATTTATCTCTGATATCACCCACTGATGCAAATTacaccaaaagaaaagaaaactacaaCCCATGCATGCCTGCGGGAACGGCATGTCACCGATAACGTTTCTAATCCAAGCGTGCTTCCTGAAACAGTTTATCTAGTAAGGTTAacttccttccccttcctcaaATTGAAAGTTTGAACTCATAAAAAACAATTAAGTCGAAATTTTCAACTAAAGATTTTGAAATTTAAAGGACTCCTAACTCGTTGCAGTGAGGCTAAAAGCTAGCTCCATACTAGACTTGAGCATAAAGCGGGCTGGGCAGGTTGAAATTTTATGCCCACCACCATTCCATGTGCGCATTGTCAGACTGGAACAAGGTTTGGGCTTACTGTTCTTTTTTAATTCAaaactaaataaaataaatatgttGGGCTAGGCTTGGGCCTTCGTGAAATTTTTCAAGCTTGTGTTCTTCTTTCCAAGCCCGGTCTTGCAAGAGCCGTTGGCAGGCCGAAATTGCTCAATTCTACTCCACACTGGACCTCCATATATATGCGTCATACTGGCATGAATGCTTCATTTCTTTTGCTCGTGGTGGAGTTGGATGGGCAGTGTATGATAGAAAGAGAGTGAAAACGAGGAACTTGATTATTTTATTTGTTATCAGATAGTGATGGGGTAGAAGGCTTTGTTCAATATCTTTTTCCTTTTACAATTTGGCACCCCTAAGAAGTGATGAGCTTAGAGGTACTTTAATGTCTAAAAAGGAAACTCATACTTTTGGACTACTCATAAAAAACAAGGGCCCTCAAAGAAAAACTAAGGAATTAATGTCCCTTAAAGAAACtcataaaaaaagcaaaaccaaGGGCCCTCAAAGAAAAACTAAGGAATTAATGTCCCTTAAAGAAACtcataaaaaaagcaaaaccaaGGGccctcaaagaaaaagaaatgcaaaACTAAGGAATTAATGTCTAAAGCATCACATACTTTTGGACTACTGTTTTCAAACATGCACATTAGCCATTGCGTGCCAAAATTCTCTAAAGGTGAGTCCCCTTGTTATTCATTACCATATACTTGTAATAGTTCGGAAGCATATGCCATGCCATTCTCATGAAGAACTAACATGAAGTCCATACGTTCTTAGTCTACACTCTACTACAATCTAAGCTCTTGAAGTACTGTTGCCCCCTAGAAAAACAACCATCACCTCCCATATGCATAAGGGGGATGTTGAAAAAGGGGCAGCACATATAGCAAACACAACATACTCCTTATGAACGCGGGACGGAGTTGACGATCGATAAACTAGACGGCAAACCATCGTAGCCTAGTATGGTTAGCCCTCCTTCTAACAGCTCATGGAACTAGGGGGGCTTCTGGTAGCGTCGAGCTGGGTCAAAGCAACTTCAATCATCTCCTTCATCCGGACCTGATCAATCTGATCTACCTGAatgcacaagaaaaaaaaaagaaaagaaaaagaaaagttagGTTCAATCAACACAACCAAATTGTCATGACCATCCCCCAAGCAATGCAACTTTCCACtattaattttaaaatttgactgaattttgaaaaaaaaacacaattggTGGAAAATTCGCTACTGATCATGATGCATCACTATAGCCGTTCTAAAAAAAGACGCATCACTAAAGCTAAGGGTGCTCCCAGAAATTTCCAACTAAACCACACGCTAACCATAGCAATTGTCATgtagtaacaaaaaaaaaacagagagaggacAATGACTGTAGTTGCAAATGATACGCACAAGCCAAGAACTGGCCTATCTCAAGCACGTGCAGCTCGTGCTCAACGTGGAACGAAAATAAACGCAATCGCGACTTGAATTGGGAAAGAATTTCTCGCGTTAGTACGTCATCGAGGACGAAAAGCATCGGGCAGCCAGAGCAAATTCTCTGGTGCGCCGAGACTCCGAGAGCACGTGCAAGTCGTTTTCATCCAGGCGTGTGGGTAGGCGGGTGGGGAGCAACCCcgggcccctccctccccctccactcGATCAAATTCTGCAGCTAAAACACGTGCTGTTGGCGGAGCCATGTGATCGTGATGTGCCCAGGGATTCCAGCTGATTCTCATGTGATCCTTCCTCTCGCCGGCAACCAATCGAAATTAGCACGCCAAAAAGATGACGCCGATCAAGAAGAGCACCAAGTCACCTGCCGGATGCTTTTGCATCTGCAATCCGGTGACGTGGCGTAGTCAGTACGGAACAGTATCCTTTTTGACTCCCAAACTTTCTACCAGAAAGCGAAAAATGGAGGTCAGGGTAAAATGGAGGTCAACCCGTAAAAGCGGAGTAGTACGCCCCATGACGTCAGCACGCCCAGGTCATGTGGATCGTCGTCCGGAGGAAGAAATAAGACAGACAGAGCAATTTCGATCGATTGAATTGAAAATCAGGATGCGTTGCccgccggcgacggtggcgatCCGCGCGTACGTACCTCGACGAAGACGGTGTGCATGAGGCacccggcgacggcggtgatGCTGGCGGTGATGACGCGGAGCCGGAGCTCCTCGATGGCGCGGCACACCTGCGCCATGGCGTCGCGGCGCTTGGCGCACGTCACGCTCACCACCAGCAAGCGCTCGCCCACCTCCGACACGCGCAGCTCCTGGACCTCcacgggcgggggcgggggcggcgcggcggcgacgatggacGGCACCGACCGCGCCCGCTTCATCTTCTTCGTCCGCTCGGcctgcaggaggaggaggccctcGTCGTGCTCGAAGccttcctccggcggcggcgcgccaccgccggcggacTCGAACGCGCGCACCTCCTGCAGGACCTGCCGCTCCTCCGCCTGCAGCTGCTGGATGTACTCGATCGCGTCCTTGATGATGGATGCCTTGTCCATCTGCAAAATAAATTGAAGAAGAACGTCTTCGATCTTCAGAACATTTGGTCCTTGGCAATGCCGACAACGGCCATCCGTAACAGTGACTAAGTAGTCAGTACCTTTGTGATGTTTGGCACGACGCTGCGCAGCGCGTAGAGCTTCTCGTTGAGCTTGCGGCGACGGTCGCGCTCCACGATGATGCTCTTGTTtccccccgccgcggcgcggccgccgccggacgcgccCTTGTCACCCGCCGGAGCCGACGACGAGTGGGAATTATTGGACCCGTCCGGCGAGCTGGAGTCGTAGCAGGACATGGCGTCCTCCTGCGCCTCCAGGTAGATGCTGCAGCAACGGTATGGACCCCAGTCGGTCAGCTATCACCCATGGTCATCGGTCAGCGGCAGCGCATTCTGTTGCCGGCGGCGCAGCCGCAGCGATCGTATGGGTCGTACCTGAGCTCCTCGTACTCGAGGTAGCGCTGCGTCTCCTCCCAGTAGCTGTCGCCCATCT
This portion of the Setaria viridis chromosome 7, Setaria_viridis_v4.0, whole genome shotgun sequence genome encodes:
- the LOC117862718 gene encoding transcription factor BHLH6, which codes for MDAEMGDSYWEETQRYLEYEELSIYLEAQEDAMSCYDSSSPDGSNNSHSSSAPAGDKGASGGGRAAAGGNKSIIVERDRRRKLNEKLYALRSVVPNITKMDKASIIKDAIEYIQQLQAEERQVLQEVRAFESAGGGAPPPEEGFEHDEGLLLLQAERTKKMKRARSVPSIVAAAPPPPPPVEVQELRVSEVGERLLVVSVTCAKRRDAMAQVCRAIEELRLRVITASITAVAGCLMHTVFVEVDQIDQVRMKEMIEVALTQLDATRSPPSSMSC